In Taeniopygia guttata chromosome Z, bTaeGut7.mat, whole genome shotgun sequence, one genomic interval encodes:
- the NPR2 gene encoding atrial natriuretic peptide receptor 2 produces MAPPLPLPLLALLLLPVPTGAGRRAATPNGAPANLTVAVVLPERNVSYAWAWPRVGPALSLALEALERGEPPLLPRPFSVRVEFMSSELEGACSEYVAPLNAVDLKLYHDPDVLFGPGCVYPAASVGRFASHWRLPLITGGAVAAGFSRKREHYSTTVRTGPSAPKLGAFVSHLHAHFNWSARAVLLYVDRKTDDRPYYFTVEGVYQELQDGNNLTVTVHIYSPEEGGPDTAVHFIKANGRVVYLCGPPEMLRQIMQLAQQENLTNGDYVFFYLDVFGESLRGDSARDPFKPWQESPGQDSGLREAFQMVLVITYYEPQNPEYQHFQTQLILRAKQKFGVQLNYSLMNLVAGCFYDGMLLYAMVLNETLREGGSKKNATHIIEKMRDRKFQGVTGLVSMDSNNDRDTDFNLWAMSDPKTGQYEVVGHYSGVEKQIHWLGRPIPWVKGAPPLDNPPCVFDVDDPSCDKTPLSMLAIVALGTGLTFVMFGISSFLIFRKLMLEKELASMLWRIRWDELQFGSPERYHKAAGSRLTLSLRGSSYGSLMTTHGKYQIFANTGHFKGNVVAIKHINKKRIELTRQVLFELKHMRDIQFNHLTRFIGACIDPPNICIITEYCPRGSLQDVLENESINLDWMFRYSLINDIVKGMAFLHNSIIGHHGSLKSSNCVVDSRFVLKITDYGLASFRSPSDNEDTHALYAKKLWTAPELLQKGHLPTPGMQKADVYSFGIIVQEVALRNGPFYIEGMDLSPKEIVQKVRNSQKPFFRPSIDIGVHSEELAVLMERCWAQEPAERPDFSQIKIFIRRFNKEGSTSILDNLLSRMEQYANNLEKLVEERTQAYLEEKRKAENLLYQILPHSVAEQLKRGETVRAEAFDSVTIYFSDIVGFTALSAESTPMQVVMLLNDLYTCFDAIIDNFDVYKVETIGDAYMVVSGLPVRNGKLHAREIVRMALALLEAVKTFKIRHRPNDQLHLRIGIHTGPVCAGVVGLKMPRYCLFGDTVNTASRMESNGQALKIHVSSATKEVLDEFGCFELELRGDVEMKGKGKMRTYWLLGERKDP; encoded by the exons ATGGctccgccgctgccgctgccgctgctggcgctgctgctgctgccggtaccgacgggcgcggggcggcgggcggcgacCCCCAACGGGGCGCCCGCCAACTTGACGGTGGCGGTAGTGCTGCCGGAGCGCAACGTGAGCTACGCGTGGGCTTGGCCGCGCGTGGGTCCGGCGCTCAGCCTGGCGCTGGAAGCGCTGGAGCGGGGCGaaccgccgctgctgccgcggCCCTTCTCGGTGCGCGTCGAGTTCATGAGCTCGGAGCTGGAGGGCGCCTGCTCCGAGTACGTGGCACCGCTCAACGCCGTGGACCTGAAGCTCTACCACGACCCCGACGTGCTGTTCGGGCCGGGCTGCGTGTACCCCGCCGCGTCGGTGGGGCGCTTCGCTTCTCACTGGCGGCTGCCCCTCATCACCGGCGGAGCGGTGGCCGCGGGTTTCAGCCGCAAACGGGAGCACTACAGCACGACGGTGCGCACCGGGCCCTCGGCACCCAAACTGGGCGCCTTCGTCTCCCACCTCCACGCGCACTTCAACTGGAGCGCCCGCGCCGTGCTCCTCTACGTGGACCGCAAGACCGACGACCGACCCTACTACTTCACCGTCGAGGGTGTctaccaggagctgcaggatggCAACAACCTCACCGTCACCGTCCACATCTACTCCCCCGAGGAGGGCGGCCCCGACACTGCCGTCCACTTCATCAAAGCCAACGGACGCG TGGTATATCTCTGTGGGCCGCCAGAGATGCTGCGGCAGATCATGCAGCTGGCACAACAGGAGAACCTCACCAATGGTGACTACGTCTTCTTCTACCTGGATGTCTTTGGGGAGAGCCTCCGGGGTGACTCTGCCCGTGACCCCTTCAAACCCTGGCAGGAGAGCCCGGGCCAGGACTCAGGACTGCGTGAGGCTTTCCAG ATGGTGCTGGTGATCACCTACTAcgagccccaaaatcctgagtACCAGCATTTCCAAACCCAGCTCATCCTGCGAGCTAAGCAGAAATTTGGGGTGCAGCTCAACTACTCCCTG ATGAACCTGGTGGCGGGGTGTTTCTATGATGGGATGCTGCTGTACGCCATGGTGCTGAATGAGACTCTGCGTGAGGGCGGCTCCAAGAAAAACGCCACCCACATCATTGAGAAGATGAGGGACCGCAAGTTCCAGG GTGTCACAGGGCTTGTGAGCATGGACAGCAATAATGACCGGGACACTGACTTCAACCTATGGGCCATGAGTGACCCCAAGACTGGGCAGTATGAG GTGGTGGGACACTACTCGGGTGTGGAGAAGCAAATCCACTGGCTGGGACGACCCATCCCCTGGGTGAAGGGGGCTCCCCCCTTGGACAACCCTCCCTGTGTCTTTGATGTGGATGACCCCTCCTGTGATAAAA cccccctCTCTATGCTGGCCATCGTGGCTTTGGGCACCGGCCTCACCTTTGTCATGTTTGGCATCTCCAGCTTCCTCATCTTCAg GAAGCTGATGCTGGAGAAGGAGCTTGCCAGCATGCTCTGGAGGATCCGCTGGGATGAGCTGCAGTTTGGAAGTCCTGAGCGGTACCACAAGGCAGCTGGCAGCCGGCTCACCTTGTCCCTG CGTGGCTCCAGCTATGGCTCCCTGATGACCACCCATGGCAAGTACCAGATCTTCGCCAACACCGGCCACTTCAAG GGCAATGTTGTGGCCATTAAGCACATCAACAAGAAGCGAATTGAGCTGACACGGCAGGTGCTTTTCGAGCTAAAGCAT ATGCGAGATATCCAGTTCAACCACCTGACCCGCTTCATCGGGGCGTGCATTGACCCCCCCAACATCTGCATCATCACTGAGTACTGCCCACGGGGCAGCTTGCAG GATGTCCTGGAGAATGAGAGCATCAACCTGGACTGGATGTTTCGCTACTCCCTCATCAATGACATTGTCAAG GGAATGGCCTTCCTGCACAACAGCATCATTGGCCATCACGGCAGCCTCAAGTCATCCAACTGCGTGGTGGACAGCCGCTTCGTGCTGAAGATCACCGACTATGGCCTGGCCAGCTTCCGCTCGCCTAGCGACAATGAGGACACACATGCACTCTATGCCA agaagctgtggacagcaccagagctgctgcaaaAGGGACACCTGCCCACCCCGGGCATGCAGAAAGCTGATGTCTACAGCTTTGGCATCATCGTGCAGGAGGTTGCTTTGCGCAACGGCCCCTTCTACATCGAGGGGATGGACTTGAGCCCCAAAG AGATCGTGCAGAAGGTGCGTAACAGCCAGAAGCCCTTCTTCCGCCCCTCCATTGACATCGGGGTGCACAGCgaggagctggcagtgctgatgGAACGCTGCTGGGCGCAGGAGCCGGCTGAGCGCCCCGACTTCAGTCAGATCAAGATCTTCATCCGTAGATTCAACAA ggagggaagcaCCAGCATCCTGGACAACCTGCTGTCGCGCATGGAACAGTATGCCAACAACCTGGAGAAGCTGGTGGAAGAGAGGACACAGGCCTACCTAGAGGAGAAGCGCAAGGCAGAGAACCTCCTCTACCAGATTCTGCCCCA TTCCGtggcagagcagctgaagcGTGGAGAGACAGTGCGGGCTGAGGCTTTTGACAGCGTCACCATCTACTTCAGTGACATCGTGGGCTTCACCGCCCTCTCAGCAGAGAGCACTCCCATGCAG GTCGTGATGCTGCTGAACGATCTCTACACTTGCTTTGATGCCATTATCGACAATTTTGACGTCTACAAG GTGGAGACCATCGGGGATGCCTACATGGTAGTCTCGGGGCTGCCAGTGCGCAATGGGAAGCTGCATGCCCGTGAGATTGTCCGTatggccctggccctgctcgAGGCTGTCAAAACCTTCAAGATCCGTCACCGTCCCAACGACCAGCTCCACCTGCGCATTGGCATACACACCG GTCCCGTGTGTGCCGGAGTGGTGGGTCTGAAGATGCCGCGGTACTGCCTCTTCGGGGACACGGTGAACACTGCATCCCGCATGGAATCCAACGGCCAGG CCCTGAAGATCCATGTCTCATCTGCCAC